GGTGATATGTCGCCTGCTCATCCATACTTCCATTGGTACGATAGGGTAACTTGGAGGTTCGTCTACCACACTACTGCTACACTTCTTATTATGGTAATTGGTTCGACCTTTCTTTTCAAATGGGTCCCATCAATACTGATCACTAGCTTACAATGTCTGAATCCTTCAATGCATGGAGCGAAAGCCCAAAATACATAGCGCAATATTGAATCACCAAACTTGTCCCTAGGTATGGTGTGATACCAGTACCGGGTGCCAATTTCTTGATCGAAGATACCAACAACAACTTTCTTaacctttggtaagactctTTCCAATTCTCAAATATCTTTGCAATAGCCTTTTGTTTCGCATCCCATATCTTATAGTAAAAAAGCTTATGTCCATAATACTTCGCTTTAATGAAGTCTCTAAGGTCATCAATTGTGGCCATGTGATTTTCTTGCAACGTTGGCACAAATTATACTGTAAGAAAATTACAatccatcattctaccatcaAGGGCCGTGTTAAAGGGCATACAACTGTAAGGACCCTCATAAGATGTGACCATCCATAGTCTGAGTTTAGACTTCACGACTGCCCCAACGTAACACTTGCATGACTCATCCACGCATTTCACAGACAGTCTATTTTTGGTCGACCTTCTAGTCATACAGTTTTTGTTATACTTTGCGGCATAAATTGTTAGTGCATGTTTCACCACCTCTTTATTCGCAAAAATCAACCCTGTACTAAAAGGCATATCCTCTTGCTAAGAAGAAGCAAATGCTTGCTGAACAACTTCAagatcaaccatattttcccaagtatttgaATAAAAGATGAGGCAGGAGGTTCATAAACAGGGGGAGTATTTGTAACATGTTGAACTCTAATAATAGTGTCcacatcatcttcatcacatttAGCCATATCATCAACATGAGGATTAGGAGTAATTTCATGGTCATCAACACCCCTGTCAAACTCGTCTCGCTCAATCCTCTCTTCGTACTCATCTCTATCATCAGGATCTTCACCATTAATGGCAGCATGATCAACATAGTCTTCGTCTTCATCTTCAACTACTAGAAGTGTAGAGGATTCACCTCGATGTGTACAAAATTGATCTTCATATCTATTTCTAGGTTCGCTCTCAATTGTTGTTGGTGTCTCTTAAAAAGGGGGTGTATAGCCTCCCAATGTGGTGCATCGATCATCTAGGACTGCAAATCGTAGAAATGTAGTTGTTTGTACAATTTCCTCTATGCCGACTTCTGCACGCCCCTCCAAAGTGACGTATAACTCAAAATCTGCTACTTGTTCCCATTTCTGCATCTTGCTAAACATGATTTTCACATGTTTGTCTTCTGTTATCGCCATATATTTGTAATTAATGCATTGATTGAGGATTTCATGTGAAGAACGGAAAGTAATATGTATGTCATGTAAAGCAGGGTTCACTTGTAGCTCtttcataatttttactttcaaatCATTCAGGGTCTTTAGCTTACGGCGTATCATCATATAGTAGCACTGGATACCCGGACCTTGAAATGAGAATCCATCATAAGAGTTGGCATTGCTAAGGGGTCCACcgtagtatatatttatatggatcATTGTCAACCTATAGATCATCAAGTGCAATTGtgttagtgacaaatttataactCTCAATCAACATCAATCACAAAACTTTGCGTATGAAATGCCAACAATACTAACCTCAACCAAATTTGCATATTCTCACCTCAGGTCACATACAAAAATAGTcattaccaatttcatattcttttaaaattccaaatcatTCTAGGGGCATGACTTTCAAAACCCATTCAAATAAGTTATgatgaacaaaaatattataccaACTAGTTATCCATTGAAGTCTCTGTTACAAatcttaaacaaatatatcttGAAATAATTTATGCTAAAAAGACTACAAATACTATCTTAGGTATCAAACTCATAATCCATTTCATACCCATGATAAAGACCTAAAAGTACTAAATATTCCTAACAATTGATCACAATATTTagtactaaatattcccaataattaatcacaatattaaattttttttagaaaacctagcattttattaatcacaatatttacactaataaaaaaaaacacgaaTATTCCCAATATGTTGTAAtaacataattaatcacaatatttggtactaaatattcccaataattaatcacaatattaatttttttttaaaaaaaaacctagcaaataatttaatcacaatatttacactaacaaaaaataaacaaatattcccaatatgttgtaataacacaattaatcacaatatttggtactaaatattcccaacaaatcacaatattattattattttttttaaactcagcAAATGATTTAATCACAATATacactaaccaaaaaaaaaaaaaatttctcaatatattgtaataacattaatcacaatatttagtACCAAATGTTCCCAATAATTacttataatattaatttttttttaaaaaaaaactagcaaataatcacaatatactaacaaataaactaatcacaatatttacactaaaaaaaaacaaaatttttcctaatatgctctaattttttcttaaaaaaaaaaaaactagcaaataaCCCCAatattaattaacaaaaaatatttccaatatTGTAAAAACATTACCTGTGAGAGAGTATTGTTAAGATTATTGTGTGAGAGTTGAGGAAAGTTGTGAGTAAGAGTGAAGAGAGGGTGTGAGCTGAAGAAAGGGTGTGAGAGTTGAGATGAAGAGATTGAGTGAGACGggtaagggggaaaaaaggTCCCAGCTAGGACTCACATGCGACACGTGGAGGGGTGGTGGCCATTAATAGAAAATCGAATCCAGTAGAGTCGATTTCCTTTAGTAGAAATCGAGTCTAACTTACTCGATTTACATCCACGTGCTGCAACATTGTGGTGGAACCACACTAAGAACTCGAGTCCAGTGGACTTGATTTCCATACGCAAAACTCGAGTCCACTGGACTCGATTTCCGTACGCGAAACTCGAGTCCAgtaaactcgatttccataccCGTACTACGTGGACAATCCACGTCAGCTGCTGGTGCAATAGGAAATCAAGTACAAATAGCCCAAAATCGACCCCAACGTGCTCGAATTGTTAGATATCTAAATTGTTTCAATAGTTTGCTAACTAAGAAAATAGTTTGCATTTTATAGTTATTTCTGAAAAAATGCTGAGTTTTTTggttattcatttttttttatatggattATTAAgtgctacttttttttcttttttcttttttcattattgtTTAGGTCACGGCATTTTTGGAAAtctcaaaaactaaaatataatttgtaaacACAAGGGACCAAAATAAATATGCATTTTccccaaaaatatataataccaTTACAAATTCCTTTACCACTACATGGAAATCCTTACGTGTGATTGTTGTgttgctttgtttgttttaaaagtaaaatatttttaggtgtttGATGCGatatgtaaaatttttcaaacaaacCACCAAAATTGGTAGCTCGGCCACTAAAGTCATTGGTTCTAGATGTTTGGTGGCCGAATTGTTGAAATTGGCAGCTAGAACGGTACTGGCTCTAGTCATTGGACTGTTAGTGATCGCCACTAGAACGGCATCTTCGACCACTAAATTAGCTACCTAGCTACCATATGAGGAAAGGGAGAGAGTCACTGTGTggaccggcccagaataatAGGTTGGCTGGGCCTGGGCCCGTCTGAGGACCATTCTTTCCGAGGAGACGTCGCGGCCCAGAATCCTTGCTGAGGCCCACTGGAGCAAAGAGAAtacgtccgaggagtaattcctcctcaaACGTTCCAAAATCCAGGACAAAGGTGCATCCCAGTTACTGTAGTTCTCCCTCAAAGcacgtaaaaagaaaggagtcccaaaatatcccagcaaaggctgtcaccaccacattaaatgcaccacagctactctcctggccgcattaatgaagagaagacccctgaacagtgctaccttggtcactgcaactcacaaagaactgataaaggtgtctgatgggacaggtgttCAAATaagggtttggatgatcaacaagtgtaaggcctagatgataaaagagggcctatataatatgtaagagtCCCCCAAGAGAAGAGGGCGGAGGAAAAAAGGAGAGAATGAACAGATGAGCAAAATTTTACTGTACGAATGCATGCCTATGAATAAAATTCCCCCCTTCACATTCACTTTCTTCATTCTTGTTTTTATAGCTTCTGAACCCATACAACGAACCGTTTAAGCCAACTGGAACCAAGTTCTTCggcccacactctacaaaaatttattgtgtgGGACTTTTTGGGCCAAGGCTTGACCATCCAGGATCGGGTCAactaaaatcgtgtccctacagtcaccatgtgtttttgtaaaatattttgctaggtttttaaaggtaaaacattttacaactttttatataaaattttactgtctacaaaaataaattattttacaagtTTAACTACGTTTTGCATGGGAACAAACAATCAAAATGGAAAGACATTTTTCAAAAGAGTAATACTAcagacacaaattattttataacatttttacaaactgttgatatgattttaatatttttcaaatggttattataaataaaaatgtgatattaatgatgGGTTCAAACTAGaactattaaaaatttgtcatgttaacaatttataaaaatattgtaaaataattggaaCGTATAAGATTTCTCTTTTCCAAATATACTTTACTTCGAAAAAGGCCAAACAACATTATAAATCTGGTGAGAAGGAAGTGCATCGCAACCGGGTCCACCTCCACCCAGCCTCGTGTCAGAAAACGAAAAGAAGCATTGCAAAATGCCAACGCCAATCTCATGTATCGTCAGCATCATCAGTACCGCATAGCATAGGCATCCAACATAGATGGATAAATAGCCTAATTCCCATTTGTCAATTCACAATTTCACTCCCAAGATGGCGGAGAGTGACTAATGAGTGTCTCACTCTCACAATAAAAACCCcctaatttttttcacaatccCCCCTTCTCCTTTAGCAAAACCACAATGGAACCCTCCTCTTATCTTTCAGATGTTCAGCAACTCCTTCAGCAATACCAACAATACCaagcccaacaacaacaacaacaacaaaatcaaaattacgcTACTCAAACTTACGATCCTTCTCACCCTGCTCCCTATGACCAATCAAACCAACAATATTACTCTTCTTACTACCAACAACCACAACAATATGCCTATCACCAATCCAATTACGCCACCGCCTATCAGCAACCTGCCCAGCCCGAATCCGCGGAGTCCGGATCGCACCCGGTCCCACTGAATGCGGCGGCGGCCGCCGCAGTGGCTGCGCTGTCGCAGTTGACCGAGTTTGCTGGGAACATGAGCGCCGCCGAGAGAGCCATGGCCGGGTTTATGGGCCAGGGCCAGGGCCCAATGCATCCACCGGtatgtttttggtttgtttgatttCATATTCTATtcattggaataaaaaaaaaagggcatttCTCAAATTATAGTTTTAGACTTAGATTCGTATGTCATAATTCTCTGCTCTAGAATGAAACTAAGAGTAGCACTTCAGATTTCTTCTTATTTTGTTGCTGGGAATAATAGAAAGATTTCATATGCTGTTAACATTGTAAAGGGTTTGGTGGCTTCGTCACTAGTGGGGCACTTTTGGTTGAAGGTGTACCTCTTGCGTCAGACAAGTTTGGTAgttttttgagactaaaaagaTGTGTATATTGTAATATAGAAATAGTGTGATTGCATTTGGAGGCTGAATGATGCCTATTACGTTTTAAGGTTAAGAGATATCGATTTGGGTGTATTAGAAACTTTGGTTAGCTTGTGTTTGTGAGGTTGTGAGTGTTGTTTGAATGTGGTTTGTGAGAATTTGTTGGTTGTTTGTAATCTGTATAAGCAGAAAGGGGATTTTGGTTGGTGTTACCGGTGGAGGTAGGCACGGACTCAGTTGAATCGCATTAAATCTTGTTGTCATGTTGTCTTGTGTACAtgctttttatttgttgtttatgtGGCGTGCTTACATTAGTCCACTTTCATGATAACATGGAGTGGTTATGATCTATAGGATGCTTctctattttaaatatttgagaATCAAATAAGTTTTTACATGACATACATGCCCATTTGTTTCTGCTAGTGTGGTTCTTTCTTTCATAAGCACATAAGGGAATGAGTGAATTGTGTCTTTTGTTGCAGGACCTATACAAAGGTATTATTTCACCATTTTCTTTGTTAACAATCTATTTGCTAATGGATCTCCCAGATTCATTGGCAATCATCTCTCCCAAACTTAACAAAAGTAGGACTTTTGTACAATGAGTACGACCTTTAGTTGACCCCCAAacttttgggactaaggcttggttgttgttgtgtaTTTGCCAATAGATGAAGCTACTCTAAGCCAGGGCTCAATGATAAGCACCATAAATAGGTGTGCATATagaaagatttttttgtttgggcgGGCGCGGGGGGGGATTTAAGTAGTAAATAGCGCATATGCTTGTGGAATTctgcaaaaattcaaaatggaATTCCACCTTGGACTTGTTTTTCACCATCTGCTCATAGGTCTACATCTTCACTCTTAGTGCCTCCACTTGTTGTCATCCATGTTGAACCAAACCTATAAGTCTATGTTAGATGATGCACTTGTGTACATGtccaaaaaggcaaaaatacTAGATTTTCTGGTTTAGAAGTCAATGGTCTGTGTGAGAGACCCGTGCTAAATGAGGTCTCTACAGTCTGTTTGGCTAAGTACAATTTTTaaagcaattttattttatacagcttattttttaaacaaaataaaccaatgaaAATAAGCTTATCCAAGCACACCCCCAGAGAATTTGGCAGGATGTGAATATCAACATCATTGagtcttttgattttttttttatttttattttattgagatcTTGGTGTTTATCCATCTCTGATGTGTTCATTTAAATCAAATGATTTGTTTCCCTATTTTTGGGCTAACATTAGTATTCCTACATTTGGACTTGATTGTCATCGTTTGAGTCGGATGCAGCTAATCCATTCATGTGTAGAGGAGACACTATAATAGTTCGTCTCTTCTTGAGATGTGTGACCTCTTCATTATGTGTGCCCCACGGTTGACATAATTGTCTGGAAATCCTGTTGCTTCATCCACGGTGGTAGCCAAACATGGTCCTTGCCTTTGAGCAAACTTCAAATTGCTCTTAATCTCTCTTGTGATTTcgctacttatatatatatatatatatatataaataaaataaaaaaaataaaaaataaaaaattcttatgATTTCTCGTAGACAATCTTAAATTCTTGATTAGAGCAAGGTGTTTTGATCTCTTTGGACTTAAGGTGATTGTTCAGGGTTCTGTTTTTTTGAGGAGTGCAAGATCCTTTATCAACATGCTGCCCAATCTTTTGGAGCAAGATGGATACTTTGAGGAAGTTGAGAAAAAGGGTTGGTTCTTCTATCCTTctgtctgtctctctctctcttttggtttatggataaaaggaaaaaaaaaaaaaatagcagtcATAGAGCTATGGATTATAAGAGTATTAAGGGAAGGATGTTGAACCTTTTGTGCTGCCAAGTTGATGGCCTTCCCTTAGTGCTTACGTCAAGATATATTTTCATCCCTAGTATGGCTGCCAATACTTAGGGAAAACGAAGTTTCTGAATCAGGACTTCATCAAGGTTAGTAATACGTTCtataatcaaactttttgggTAGTACCTGGGAACACATTGGGATGTGCTTTCAATATTTTCATGAAAACCTTTTGGAAGCATTACTCAACGTGTTTGGTTTTGGTGATCAAGGATACGCGTGTCCTATCTGATTCTTTAGATAATTTACTTCCTTTAAGGTATTTGCTTATGCAaactttttatttgttctctttcttAGTCATCATCTTCTCCTCATTtccaattttcaatttgtcaGATCATAAAATAACTTTGAAGTGCTCTGGTCATAATAGTTTCAAATTCAGACAGCTGCCAGATAGAACAACCCAGATTGTGGTTTGAGTAATTTTTGGTGATCTGGATTATCTTATTATAACTTTATTAGagcattaataattttttaaaaagtcccTTTGTTGAAGCTACCCCTGTATTGAATGCACAAGCTTTAATTATTTTAACCTACAAATTCAACGGTAATTGCCAGTTTTACACTTTGATACATTGGACACTTCTTTGTATTGATAATTGGCTTGTAGATACAGCAAGGATTCTGTCAGAAATTTACCTTTTTATCTGCCAGTTTCCACGGGGCAGGATTTGGGTTTCTTAAGGCTTGTTGCATTGGATCAACTTGCATGGCTATAAATAGTTGACCAAGTTGAatccttaaaaaattatgaaattcatATGGATTATATGATACCAATCACCTCATTGACTCAGGTTTTCTGATGACATGTTGGTCTGGCTTAATACAGACAAGTTAAATTTTGATTGTACAGTTTCCACGGTTGCAGTGTGGATTTGGAGAAACTTGCTGCTTTAAATCAACTTTTCTGCCTCTTAAACAGTAAACTGTTGATTTGACTCTTTGAAGAAGTTATAAAATCTTACAATTAGAATAACCCATCATCCAATATTAAAGGTTTTATGCTAGCCGTCTGTCTGATATATTCTGTCTCATTATATGTGCTGTTTATTTCTATTCTGTATCACTATTCTACTtgttaaaatcaattttttgggCTGTCAAAGTATGCTGACTAAATGCCAGAGCAAATTTAAGGTcttattttcagtaaaatactAAGAGGATTGGTTTTACTTGGCTCTTGGTTTATTTAGTTTGTGTTGATATCTTGTGTACTAGATAAATTTCTTTCTGATTTCAAATAGTGTTTCGTCGTCCTTTTCATATAGTCGAGCACATCTTGCCctggtttttatatttttgaaatacttgTTGAGTTCTATCTTGTAGGTTGGCTGGTCTCCATACAGGGGTGGTGGTAGAAAAAGTGGCAGGCCATATAGAGGAGGTGGCCGTGGAAATTTTGGCCAACACCATCCCAGGTCAAGTGGCTCTGGTCCATCTTTCCGTGGGAGAGGACGTGGTCGTGGTAGGGGTGGTCCTCGACACTTCCCTTCTCACGGTGCTTCTTCAACGTCTTCACATCCAGAACCTTCTGCCACTGAGGATGCAGAGTCAACAGATGATGGGGCAGAACCCTCTGCTGATGCACCTGAAGGAGTAGCTCAAGCTGCAGTGCCACCTGAGCCATCATCATCTGCACAATCACAGGGGAAGATAGAGCATAATCGGCGACCCCCACAGGCTGCTTGGTGTGAGCTTTGTAGGGTGGACTGCACTAGTGTGGAGACCCTTGAGCAGCACAAGAATGGAAAGAAGCATAAAAAGAATTTGCAGAAGCTCGAAGAGTTAAAAAATGCTGTCAAACTGGGGGCTGATATGCCAAATGAGCAGAATCCCACAGCTGAGTCTGAGCAAAAAGTGTCTCAGAAGCTTGGGTGTGCACAGAATGGTGAAGTGGACACACAAATGGAAAATTTACCTGCTATAGCTGTTACTAATGAAAATAAAGAGGAGGCTGAACAGCAAACTAATACTGTTGAACAGCCTGAAGTTCCTGTGCAGGAGACATCTGATTTGCAAGGAAGGAATCCTATGATGGATCGGTTTGACAATAGGAGGCATGGCATGAAGCGTAAGATGAGGGGTGGTAGGGGAGGAAAGCGCTTGAGAACTTTTGAATCTCCAAGGCAGCATGCTGAACCTCCTAAACCGAAAGTGGTAATTCCTTTAATCTGTGACTTGTGCAATGTCAAGTGTGACACGCAGGAGGTTTTTGACTGCCATCTTTCTGGCAAAAAGCACCTTGCTAAGCTTAAACGATTTGAAGGTCATCAAGCCATGTATGGGCCAATGGGGCTTCAGGCTCTTTACCCCCCTAACCCAATTGCACAGACTCTTTTTCCTCAAGGCCATCAACAACCTTATTATGCCCCCCCGGGTTCTCTTCCTTCATCAGGGCCATATGTGACTCCCCAAGCTCAACAAGCAGCATCCACAGCTATAGGTACAGATCCCCAATTTCAACAACATCCCAATCACCAAGTTTCAGAAGCCTTTCTTGAATCTGGTAGCCATAATGCTGTTACAGTGACGCCCAATTCCCAGCAGCAAGAAGCCATTGTAGAACCAGAAATAAGACCAACTTTGGCTGTGGAGGGAAACCCTGTAAATGGCGTTTGAGACTGTAAATGAACTTGTCTAACCCTTTGCTGATTTACACTATTGCAGAAGGTGGCCATGTCATTCCTGACTTACGGTGATGTTATCTTTAGGCTGTGAAGCACTTcatgccttttcttttcttgtcatATCTGCTTAAAAATGGGAacttaatttttgagtttt
The sequence above is drawn from the Quercus lobata isolate SW786 chromosome 12, ValleyOak3.0 Primary Assembly, whole genome shotgun sequence genome and encodes:
- the LOC115971005 gene encoding zinc finger protein 346-like isoform X2, producing the protein MDTLRKLRKRVGWSPYRGGGRKSGRPYRGGGRGNFGQHHPRSSGSGPSFRGRGRGRGRGGPRHFPSHGASSTSSHPEPSATEDAESTDDGAEPSADAPEGVAQAAVPPEPSSSAQSQGKIEHNRRPPQAAWCELCRVDCTSVETLEQHKNGKKHKKNLQKLEELKNAVKLGADMPNEQNPTAESEQKVSQKLGCAQNGEVDTQMENLPAIAVTNENKEEAEQQTNTVEQPEVPVQETSDLQGRNPMMDRFDNRRHGMKRKMRGGRGGKRLRTFESPRQHAEPPKPKVVIPLICDLCNVKCDTQEVFDCHLSGKKHLAKLKRFEGHQAMYGPMGLQALYPPNPIAQTLFPQGHQQPYYAPPGSLPSSGPYVTPQAQQAASTAIGTDPQFQQHPNHQVSEAFLESGSHNAVTVTPNSQQQEAIVEPEIRPTLAVEGNPVNGV
- the LOC115971005 gene encoding uncharacterized protein LOC115971005 isoform X1, whose amino-acid sequence is MEPSSYLSDVQQLLQQYQQYQAQQQQQQQNQNYATQTYDPSHPAPYDQSNQQYYSSYYQQPQQYAYHQSNYATAYQQPAQPESAESGSHPVPLNAAAAAAVAALSQLTEFAGNMSAAERAMAGFMGQGQGPMHPPVGWSPYRGGGRKSGRPYRGGGRGNFGQHHPRSSGSGPSFRGRGRGRGRGGPRHFPSHGASSTSSHPEPSATEDAESTDDGAEPSADAPEGVAQAAVPPEPSSSAQSQGKIEHNRRPPQAAWCELCRVDCTSVETLEQHKNGKKHKKNLQKLEELKNAVKLGADMPNEQNPTAESEQKVSQKLGCAQNGEVDTQMENLPAIAVTNENKEEAEQQTNTVEQPEVPVQETSDLQGRNPMMDRFDNRRHGMKRKMRGGRGGKRLRTFESPRQHAEPPKPKVVIPLICDLCNVKCDTQEVFDCHLSGKKHLAKLKRFEGHQAMYGPMGLQALYPPNPIAQTLFPQGHQQPYYAPPGSLPSSGPYVTPQAQQAASTAIGTDPQFQQHPNHQVSEAFLESGSHNAVTVTPNSQQQEAIVEPEIRPTLAVEGNPVNGV